ATGCCGGTCGAGGGATTTTACGACCAGATTAGTTCGGTGATTGTTGGGGCTTTGGGACGAGATACGGAAGGTTCTGCTTTCGTCCTAAATTTGGTTCTAACAAAAATTAGGGCTAACATAACCCATTTCAATTCCGAGCCGATTTTGTTGCAGGATACTGTTGATTTATTTACGGAAATCGTTGGTGTTCGATTAAAGTaagtgaaaatataaaataagataaatttatgtaaaatttatgtttcttAGAACAACTGTAGTTGTTAAAAGTGAAGGTTTATGGAATTTATGGGCTGAACAATCTCGTTTAGATCCAGGTTCTTTACCAGTAAACATCAGAAGAAATCTTTTACGTGCTTTTGTATTAGCTGGTTGTTCGTTTACGGATAAAAATCATTCGTTGGAGTATTATCAGAGGATTTTATCGCCGATTCAGcacagttttaaaatgttggttaCTCAAGAACGTTTTAACGTGACATATCAAGAGGAGAATGTTCGCGCGGAACTTCTTGACATTTTAGAATGTTTTATTGGAACTTGTCGAGCCGCTCAGATGTCAACATcgaaaattctttttgattttttgtcaccgattttaaatgaattaccTAAAATTgtaactttatataaaaattaccaGATCATTGTTCAAGCAGTTTTAGAACTTTTTGGGTACACTGGTAAGTTTATGTTGGTTTATTTGGAATACGAGGAaagcaaattattttatgagaACGCTTTAAGTGTTGTTCAAGCTTACTCTAACGTAAActtaaataaactaacaaCGCAAAGTCAGAGTTTACAAGAAGAAGGAACTCTGCaagatttagatttaattttaaaattactaacTTATGTAGTTTCAAAAGACTGTCTTTGTTGTTATGAGATAAATCCAACTGATGGAACGTATGTTTCCGCTGTAGATGTAGTTTTGTATGGTTTAAGTTTCATAACTCCATTAATAACAATCGATTTACTCAAACATCCAACGTTATGCGttcaatattataaattaattgtttttacaAATGACATTTATCCCGAAAAAATTTGTTCTACCTCCGAAGATTTTTTCGATAAACTCCTTTTATCTATCGAATTAGGTTTAACACAATTCGGTTCGGACGTCGTTCATTCGTGTTTCGATTTCTTAGAATCCCTAACAGTTTATTTAATTCGTACAAAACCTCAAGTGcctcaaattgtttatggaaaagTGTCacgtttcttaaaaattttatttgactTAGCTTTAACACAACAATTCAATTCGGACGTTATTCCGAGCGCTAGCACGTGCATTTATTCGTTTATTTGTTGCTATGAGGGCGAGTACAAGGTATTCGTTAAAAATCTAATCGATTCATGTCTTGATACGTTAGTTGCCGAACGTTTAGCGGTTGCGTTTATGAAATTAACGGAAAATCTTCCTTTAAACGGTGAACGAGCGCCGAAATTAAAATTCAGggataattttgataaatttataacGAATGTTCAAGGTTTTCTTCTTGTTAAATAGCATAAAAATATTGGGGAATGTGTTTCTTCCTTAGATTTTATGTGTTATGATAAtgattttttctatattttcatttatcattatttgtatttaattgaagttattattataataaatgttgtaaataataaactttttcaatttagaaGTTATGTTGGATATGTCAAATTTTACCTTTACAAAGTAATccaatttaattcatttaaaaatcttttttttttaattaaattccttccaattattaacacatttaataattattacattttaaatgaaataattttgtattattaatattttttcgttATTGAGTGAGTGcaatagaaataaatcttATAGTTGTTCTTAACTATCTTATAGGGTAAACTATTTATCATAGAAACATTGATAAAAGTATAGGTCTAACACCTCTTGGTGTTTAATTCACAAAAAGTCTTACAGTCCAGCAAATTCCGTGGAGGAAGATGATCTAGTAGCTAAAGAATCAGATTGGATTGGAATAGaagaaatcaaagaaaatctGCTAGCACAAAGATTTAAAGTAGTCGATGTGGTCAATAAAATTAGGAAAGATATAATCACGGACCAACAAAGAAACTGCCTTAAATCTATTTATGATAAGCTTCCACAATACAGAAGATATAAAGAGAATATTTGGTATTAGACAAATACTAAATGCTGTGGTACAGATAGACACGCTGAGAAgcaataatttaattgaacaaaaatattgtaaacatGAAACGCGATGCGTCAGATGTGCTGGTAAACATCTTACTATTGAATgcaaaacaactaaaactgaAAAACCAAAGTGCATAAGTACATAAGATTGATACTTTACTCATTACAAAACCACATCTAACAAAACAACAAActattgatataaaattttacaaaacatACCACGTCAACCACCTCAGCAATCAAGCAAGAGGTGGAAGCACAATgattataagaaaaatatacacCATGAAGAAGTCCCCCTGCAAAAGGAGGAAATATAGATATGTGTAGTTGGGGTGAAAATcaataatcaaaatataatagtCGCAGCAGCATATTTTCCGAGGCACAACAACAAGAAAGAAGATTATAAAAGCTATTTACACCATCTTGGAaacaaatttctttcttaatgcaaaaaaaacaCAGAATGGGGATCAGAAGTCACAACTACAAAAGGGAACGAACTAATgaaaatcattcaaaagatTGGAGCCAATTATCATTCATCAGGAAACCCAACCTACTGGCCTACTGATGCGGATAAGAGACTTGATTTATTGGCTTTGTTTATATCAAAGAAATTTTCACCCAATTTTCTGGAAGTGCAAGATAACTACGACCTAATTTCGGATCATACAGCAGTGGTACTGACTTTAAGTGAAAAgattattgaaaaagaaagaaaaccaacCCTGACGAATGGTACAACGGATTGGGAAAGCTTTAGATTGAAACTTGAAGGAAAATGCGGTTGAGCGTTCAACTGAACACTAAAGAACAACTGGAAGATGAAGTGGAAAACTTTGTATGAGATATTCAGCGTGTAGCATGGAATAACACAAAAGAATTGAAACGTAAAACTGCTGGCAACAATTACCCTcaagaaattagaaaattaattgCAGAACAATTAAAACCAAATATAAAGAAGTTAACCGCCAATAAGGGAAGTGATTATTCATTATGGAGAGCAAcaagaaagctcaaacgtccTATTACTCAAAATCCACCTCTCAGAACTGATAATAGAACGTGGGCATgaacaaataaacaaaaagcaGAAATATTTGCAAACCATCTAGGAAAAGCTTTCCAGCCAAATGGTATAAACTCCGATTGTGAAGAGATCAAAGAATGTGTTAATACTAATGAACGTATAAAACATGTGATGCCAAATGAAGTTGCTAAAGAAATTCGAAGAATAtaagtaaaacaaagaaaacacCAGGTTTTGACTTGATTATAGGAGAAATCTTAAAAAACCTCGATAAAGTATGGCATAAAGccctaatatataaaattagtaaattattGCCAAAACAGTATGTCGAGTTAAATATGAAAACGAATTAACTGATTTAAAAGAGATAAAAGCTGGTGTTCCACAAGGTAATGTACTTGTGGCCAATTCTGTACCTGCTATACACAAACGATCTGCCAGAGGACAATGTGCCATGTCCATATGTTGTCCACATGGacgagaaaattaaaattaatgaagacAAGTCCGTTCATATTAactttacaaacaaaaaattacttgATTTACTACCAAtcacaattaataataacatcatTCCATATGCAGACTCAACAAAATATCTCGGTATACATCTAGATACAAAACTCACCTGGGGGTGCGAATAAGAAATATCAATACCCACATGGCTGTAGGGGTACAGCTATGGGAATGCGCCAAAAAATGCCATATTGAAACCATACAaagattacaaaataaaatcttgaGAATGCGCCATGGTATGTTTGGAACAGAGATATCATTAAGGATCTTGAGATCGTGGATGTATATAGCGAAATAAAGCGGTTTGCACAAAAACATAAATCTAGAGTTGACAACCACGTTAATGCTAGTGTCTCttctctttgaaaatgaaaaccttcaacaaaaattaaagagaactAAGCCATTTGATTTTGCCTAGTGAGTAAACTAGTGCTAGCCAAACTTGCCTAGTGAACTAGAATGTTTCGGggttagccgtgcgtctggttagttctagttttaattataatgctgcggtagaccaagaactagaatcattcgggtttagccgcacgtctttaaagacggctaaacacaaatgtttctagttctaggtctaatgttagttctagtgacagtgcaagtgtaaaattagcactaacactatatctagaactagaatcattcgggtttagccgtctttagagacgtgccgctaaacccaaatgattctagttctatgtataGTGTGAGTTCTACATAGTAGCAGTGctagttttatacttgcactgtcactagaactaacattagacctagaactagaatcattcgagtttagccgtctttagagacgtgcagctaaatccaaatgattctagttctatgtatagtattagttctacatagtaatagtgctagtattagttctagttttaattattatgcagcgctagaccaagaactagaatcattcgggtttagccgcacgtgtctaaagacagctaaacacaaatgtttctagttctaggtctaatgttagttctaatgtcagtgtaagtgtaaaactagcactaacactatacctagaactagaatcatttgggtttagccgcacgtctctaaagacgactaaacccaaatgattctagtgctaggtatagtgttagtgtagATGGAATGGATTAGTGACAAGTTAGTGACATTTTaagaagaaataaagttaggctttaataaatagaatttaatatagataaaCTAATGGTTCTAGTAGTGATCAATAATGACCAGTTTTcgtgttaaataaatttaaaaaaaaattaatatttaaaaaaaaaatttttttgttaaaaattaagttggttATCCTGGTACAAATTTTAGGTgagtttgtaattttaaatatttcccttttattatttatataattaacttaatttatttaaaaacaaaaaaaaatccacaaatttaatcaataacattgattcaaaaaaaggttaaataattaaaactaatatttttataattttgaggttatcttaggTTATGTCATAAACGCAAACTTTTAGatatgataattttaatttattgaacaaCTTCGAACAATATTAACCGATTAATACATTAAGTAACATTTCAATAAGCGAAATATAAGTCTTTATCATAACCCAATTTATCCAAATTTGGAATACAAGCGTAATTAACCATCGGAGGTGGTCCGCACATTAAAACTAGCGAATCTTTTCCCGGTGGAAAAATGTGTTCTTTCaacatattttcattaataaatccTGAACTGTATTTCCATCCTTCCGGTGGTGTATCTAAAGTGTACCACAACTTAAATTGTTGGGGATATTTTTCGGCGCATTCTTCCAATTCCTTTCGGaccaaaatatctttttcagTTTGATTTGCAAAAAGCAAACATAATTCGGTATTATCAGTAGGATCCTTAGCGATATGTCTAACTAATTGTAGCATTGGTGTAATTCCAGTGCCTCCGGCGATCATGGAAACTTTTTTAACTGTAACAATTTGTGCAGGATCTTTTCGAAGCTTTTTAATTGCAAATTGGCCGTTTCCTTGATAATTTAATCGACCGGAAGGACCGCGAAAATCAATCTTATCCCCTAATTTCATTGCTTCTAAATATTGGGTCATTTTTCCACCATCAGGGAATTT
This region of Onthophagus taurus isolate NC chromosome 3, IU_Otau_3.0, whole genome shotgun sequence genomic DNA includes:
- the LOC111424033 gene encoding NADH-cytochrome b5 reductase 2 isoform X1; this encodes MSSQEDSNQVVPVVIGVGVVLISVIIYKVYFSEKPSKSSKSTKKTQRNQLITLEDPQNKYQLPLIEKEEISHDTRRFRFGLPSNNHVLGLPIGQHIQLSAKINDELTIRSYTPVSSDEDKGYVDLVIKVYMKNVHPKFPDGGKMTQYLEAMKLGDKIDFRGPSGRLNYQGNGQFAIKKLRKDPAQIVTVKKVSMIAGGTGITPMLQLVRHIAKDPTDNTELCLLFANQTEKDILVRKELEECAEKYPQQFKLWYTLDTPPEGWKYSSGFINENMLKEHIFPPGKDSLVLMCGPPPMVNYACIPNLDKLGYDKDLYFAY
- the LOC111424033 gene encoding NADH-cytochrome b5 reductase 2 isoform X2, which encodes MPSNTQLVVPVVIGVGVVLISVIIYKVYFSEKPSKSSKSTKKTQRNQLITLEDPQNKYQLPLIEKEEISHDTRRFRFGLPSNNHVLGLPIGQHIQLSAKINDELTIRSYTPVSSDEDKGYVDLVIKVYMKNVHPKFPDGGKMTQYLEAMKLGDKIDFRGPSGRLNYQGNGQFAIKKLRKDPAQIVTVKKVSMIAGGTGITPMLQLVRHIAKDPTDNTELCLLFANQTEKDILVRKELEECAEKYPQQFKLWYTLDTPPEGWKYSSGFINENMLKEHIFPPGKDSLVLMCGPPPMVNYACIPNLDKLGYDKDLYFAY